Proteins found in one Pseudomonas mosselii genomic segment:
- the pvdQ gene encoding bifunctional acylase PvdQ has protein sequence MIPLPLFRLGLAAALVASSLAVQAREVANEASAQIRRTSFGVPHILAKDERGLGYGIGYAYAQDNLCLLASEVLTVNGERSRYFGGDGKTVEQRDNLSSDLFFTWLNEPAAVDDFLQAQPVAVRDLLDGYASGYNRALGERRAEGLPAECGAGDWVRPISSRDLVKLTRRLLAEGGVGQFVEAVVAATPPKLAAQRPVADYSVALARQAQFAAERGSNAVAVGSERSANGRGLLLANPHFPWVGGMRFYQMQLTIPGQLDVMGAALPGLPVVNIGFNRHLAWTHTVDTSKHFTLYRLQLDPKDATRYLVDGQSLPLERKQLKVMVKGKDGTLSEVERTIHLSKFGPVVQWPGRLDWDNQAAYSLRDANLDNTRVLQQWYRINRADSLETLKASVGRLQGIPWVNTLAVDAAGQALYLNQSVVPYVDQALLAQCSNPAASGPLVVLDGSRSACQWKVDAQAAQPGIFPASLLPSLERRDYVQHANDSAWMANPAQPLTGFSPLVSRADQPLGMRSRFALQRLQGRGKLGVAELRRMVFDDEVYQASLLLPDLLQWCKGVEADLESVCASLRDWNGKADLDSGVGLLHFMNIADALAEHPQSWRVPFDPADPQHTPRGLAVEQAAVGKLLREAALASLAQVGEAGITADQRWGQIQQAADGTPVPGGPQGLGVYNAMVSVPVGPGKRLVVSGSSYLQVVSFTEQGPKARGLLAFSQSSEQASAHAADQTRAFAAKQLAPIPFTEAQIKADPQYRRYVISERDKGRVVSAQ, from the coding sequence CGCCGCCCTGGTTGCCTCCAGCCTGGCCGTCCAGGCACGGGAGGTCGCCAATGAGGCCTCTGCGCAGATCCGCCGCACCAGCTTTGGCGTGCCGCATATCCTGGCCAAGGACGAACGCGGCTTGGGCTACGGCATCGGCTACGCGTACGCCCAGGACAACCTGTGCCTGCTGGCCAGCGAGGTGCTGACGGTCAATGGCGAGCGCTCGCGTTATTTCGGTGGCGACGGTAAAACCGTCGAGCAGCGCGACAACCTGTCCAGCGATCTGTTCTTCACCTGGCTCAACGAGCCAGCGGCAGTGGACGACTTCCTGCAGGCGCAGCCGGTGGCGGTACGCGACCTGCTCGACGGCTATGCCAGCGGCTACAACCGTGCCCTGGGCGAGCGGCGCGCCGAAGGCCTGCCGGCCGAGTGCGGGGCAGGAGACTGGGTGCGGCCTATCAGCAGCCGTGACTTGGTCAAGCTGACCCGGCGCCTGCTGGCCGAAGGCGGTGTCGGTCAGTTTGTCGAGGCGGTGGTGGCCGCGACCCCGCCGAAGCTGGCGGCGCAACGCCCGGTGGCCGACTACAGCGTGGCCCTGGCGCGCCAGGCTCAGTTCGCCGCCGAGCGTGGCAGCAACGCCGTGGCGGTAGGCAGCGAGCGTTCGGCCAATGGTCGCGGACTGCTGCTGGCCAACCCGCATTTCCCCTGGGTCGGCGGGATGCGCTTCTACCAGATGCAACTGACCATCCCCGGGCAGCTGGATGTGATGGGCGCGGCCCTGCCGGGGCTGCCGGTGGTCAATATCGGCTTCAACCGACACCTGGCCTGGACCCACACTGTCGACACCTCGAAGCATTTCACCCTCTACCGCCTGCAACTGGACCCCAAGGACGCGACCCGTTACCTGGTTGACGGCCAGTCGCTGCCGCTCGAACGTAAACAGCTCAAGGTCATGGTAAAGGGCAAGGACGGCACGCTGAGCGAGGTGGAGCGCACGATCCACCTGTCGAAGTTCGGCCCGGTGGTGCAGTGGCCAGGGCGGCTGGACTGGGACAACCAGGCGGCCTACAGCCTGCGTGACGCCAACCTGGACAATACCCGGGTCCTGCAGCAGTGGTACCGGATCAACCGCGCCGATAGCCTGGAAACGCTCAAGGCCTCGGTGGGGCGGTTGCAGGGTATCCCCTGGGTCAACACCCTGGCGGTGGATGCCGCTGGCCAGGCCCTGTACCTGAATCAGTCGGTGGTGCCCTATGTCGACCAGGCGCTGCTGGCGCAGTGCAGCAATCCGGCTGCTTCCGGCCCGCTGGTGGTGCTCGATGGCTCACGCAGCGCCTGCCAGTGGAAGGTCGATGCGCAGGCCGCCCAACCGGGGATCTTCCCGGCGAGCCTGCTGCCGAGCCTGGAGCGGCGTGACTATGTGCAGCACGCCAACGATTCGGCATGGATGGCCAACCCAGCCCAACCGTTGACCGGCTTCTCGCCGCTGGTGAGTCGTGCTGACCAGCCCCTGGGCATGCGCAGCCGTTTTGCCCTGCAGCGCCTGCAGGGCCGGGGCAAGCTGGGTGTCGCCGAGCTGCGGCGCATGGTGTTCGATGACGAGGTGTACCAGGCCAGCCTGCTGCTGCCGGACCTGCTGCAGTGGTGCAAGGGCGTGGAGGCGGATCTGGAATCAGTGTGCGCCAGCCTGCGCGACTGGAACGGCAAGGCCGATCTGGACAGCGGAGTCGGTTTGCTCCATTTCATGAACATTGCCGACGCGTTGGCCGAGCACCCGCAAAGCTGGCGCGTGCCGTTCGACCCGGCCGACCCGCAGCACACGCCGCGTGGCCTGGCGGTGGAGCAGGCCGCGGTAGGCAAGCTGCTGCGCGAGGCGGCGTTGGCGTCCCTGGCGCAGGTGGGCGAGGCGGGCATCACCGCTGATCAGCGTTGGGGGCAGATCCAGCAGGCTGCCGATGGCACGCCGGTGCCTGGTGGTCCGCAGGGCCTGGGCGTCTACAACGCGATGGTCAGTGTGCCGGTGGGGCCGGGCAAGCGCCTGGTGGTCAGTGGTTCGAGCTATCTGCAGGTGGTCAGCTTCACCGAGCAGGGGCCAAAGGCTCGGGGATTGCTGGCGTTCTCCCAGTCGAGCGAGCAGGCATCGGCGCATGCCGCCGATCAGACGCGGGCCTTCGCGGCCAAGCAACTGGCGCCGATCCCGTTCACCGAGGCACAGATCAAGGCTGATCCACAGTATCGACGGTATGTGATCAGTGAGCGGGATAAGGGGCGGGTGGTCAGCGCCCAGTAA